The Bacillus spongiae nucleotide sequence GAGTAGTGGCTTCTATTTTAGCTCCGAGGCAAGAAGCAGAAATTAATAGTGGTGAAGAGCAAGAAGCAGGACATCCTCAAAATGAGGAAGGGCGAGAAACAGAACCAATAGTAGAATCTTCTGAGGAATAGTTACTTTTTGGGCATAACCTTTTGCAGGTTATGCTCTTTTTAGTTTATTCTAGAAGTATTGCAGGAAAATGAGGTGTAAATAATGAAATTAATTGTAGGTCTAGGTAATCCAGGTTCACAATTCAAAGATACTAGGCATAATATTGGTTTTGAAGTAATAGACGAGTTAGCTAAACGTCATAATGTGAAGCTTGATCAATCAAAGTTTAAAGCTCAATATTCTGTCATTCATGTTAATGGACAGAAAATAATGCTTTTAAAGCCTTTAACATATATGAATTTATCTGGTGAAAGCATTAGGCCGATGATGGATTATTTTGATGTAAATAATGAAAATCTAACTGTGATTTATGATGATTTAGATCTACCTGTCGGGAAAATTCGTCTTCGTCAAAAAGGAAGTGCAGGAGGGCATAATGGAATGAAATCGACAATTGCCCATCTTGGGACTCAACAATTTAATCGAATAAGAATTGGTATTAATCGTCCGAATAATGGAATGAGTGTGCCAAATTACGTATTAGGGAAATTTTCTAAAGAAGAGAGTGCCGAATTAAGTCATGTCATAGATGCTTGTGCAAATGCTTGTGAAGATTGGTTTAGTAAATCATTTGTAGAAGTTATGAATTCGTACAATTAACAAAATGAATAACTCTTTATTAATATGTTCATACTATGTAGAGTAGACTGTATTAATAAGGAGGATGGGTGATGGCTATACACTATCACTGTCGTCATTGTGGAGTTAAACTAGGTTCGATTGCTAATAGTGTAATTTCTGCCGAACAGCTGGGATTGCATAAATTAAGTGATAAAGAGCGTCAAGAAATGGTGACATATCAACAAAATGGAGATGTAGAAATACAATCAATCTGTGAAGATTGTCAAGAGTCATTGCAACGAAACCCGGAGTATCACGGTTTAGATTACCTTTTGCACTAACGCTTTGGACGTCCTCCAAAGCATTTTTGCATTAAATCTTAAAAGGAAAATAGATTTTAAAAAAATTTCCGCGTTTTATGAAATAGTACAGTAAGAAATGAACTAAAAAAATATTCGTTATTATTTGGACTCTAAGCATCAGTGAAAAACTAGAGTGCTTGATAGAGGGGAGGAGCACATTATGAATAGCTCATTATCTTTATTTGCAGAACAAGAAGAAATTCAGTCCGTTTTTGAAGGAATTGATGAGGGACTTTCTCAGCAATTGGTTTCTGGTCTCTCAGGTTCATCAAGGGGGGTTCTTGTTGCATCCTTTTATAAGAAGACGGAACGTACATGTGTAATTGTGACGCATAATCTACTCCAAGCCCAAAAGCTTTATGAGGACGTTGTAGGGGTTATCGGAGAAGAAGCAACCTATCTATATCCTGCTGATGAATTAATTGCTGCAGAAATGAGTGTTGCCAGTCCTGAATTACGAGGTCAACGGATTGATACATTAAATCAATTAATTCAAGGAAGAAAAGGAATCTATATTTTACCGATGGCAGGATTAAGGAAAATGCTCCCGCCTAGTTCCTTATGGAAACAATATCAATTGTCTTTTCAAATTGGTGAAGATATCGCTTTAGAGGAAATCTTAACGCACCTTGTACAAATGGGGTACCATCGTGCAGATATGATTACGACTCCAGGCGAATTTAGTCTCAGAGGGGGCATATTGGATATATACCCATTATCGTTACCTGAGCCAGTTAGAATTGAGTTATTTGATACAGAGATTGATTCTATTAGAACGTTTGGGGTTGAGGACCAACGCTCAATTGAAAACTTACAAAACGTAATAATTGGTCCAGCATCTGAAATTCTTTTACAGCAACAAAATATAGAACTTACCATTAAACGGTTAGAAAATGGGCTTGGGGCTAGCCTTAAAAGAGTGAAAAAGAAATTAACGAGAGAATATTTATCACAAAAAGTGGGATATGAATTAGAAAAATTAAGAAACGGGCAAATTCCAGATCAAATGTTTAAATATATGTCGTTGGCATATGAAATCCCTGCTAGTTTCCTAGATTATTTACCTGAAGACAGCATCCTATTTTTAGATGAGTATAGCCGTATACAAGAAATAAGTGAAACGTTAGATAAAGAAGAAGCGGATTGGTACATTAGCCTTCTTGAAGAAGGGGAAATTATTCATGATTTATCCATTTCGCATTCTTTACCAACTCTACTTTCACAGACGTTCATTCAGAAAATCTATCTATCTTTATTTTTAAGGCATATTCCTAACGCTAACCCAGAGAACATTGTCAATATAACGTGTAAACCAATGCAAAGCTTCCATGGACAGATGAATGTTTTAAAGGGAGAGATTGAGCGTTGGAACCATAATCGTACAACTGTCCTTATTTTGGTTCCAAATCAAGAAAGGGTTTCAAAACTACAACGTACGTTAGAGGATTATGATATACGAACAGTCGTTAGTCATCAAGACCGTCTAGTAGTTGGAGAAGCTCAAATTAGGGTAGGTAGTTTACATTCGGGCTTTGAGTTACCAATGATGAAATTAGCTATCATTACAGAAGAAGAACTATTTAATAAGAAAGCTAAGCGTGCGCCCCGTCGACAAAAGCTGTCCAATGCTGAAAGAATTAAGAATTATTCAGAATTAAAAGTAGGGGACCTTATTGTTCATGCTAACCACGGTATTGGTAAATACTTAGGAATTGAAACGCTTGAAATAAATGGGGTTCATAAAGATTATTTACACCTAAAATATCAAGGCAGTGATAAACTTTATGTGCCGGTAGAACAAATTGATTTGGTTCAAAAATACGTTGCATCTGAAAATAAAGAACCTAAGTTATATAAACTTGGTGGAAGTGAATGGACAAGGGTAAAGAGAAAAGTGCAATCTTCTGTTCAAGATATAGCAGATGACCTGATTAAGCTATACGCTGAACGAGAAGCTGCTCAAGGTTTTGCTTTCTCTCCAGACGGCGAAATGCAAAGGGATTTCGAAGCGCAGTTTTCTTATCAAGAAACCGAGGACCAAATTCGTTCAATTCATGAAATTAAATTGGATATGGAAAAGCTCCGTCCAATGGACCGGTTATTATGTGGTGATGTTGGCTATGGGAAAACGGAAGTAGCCATTCGAGCTGCTTTTAAAGCTGTGTCAGACGGAAAGCAAGTAGCTTTCTTGGTCCCAACTACAATATTAGCTCAGCAGCATTACGAAACTATTAAAGAACGACTACAGGAATTCCCTATGAAAGTAGGGGTATTGAGTAGGTTTCGGACGAAGAAACAACAAAATGAAACAATAAAAGGGATTGCTAACGGGTCTGTTGATATTGTGATTGGGACTCACCGTTTATTATCGAAGGATATTCAATATAGAGACCTCGGTTTATTAATTATTGATGAAGAACAGCGTTTCGGGGTTACTCATAAAGAGAAGATAAAACAGATCAAAACGAATATTGATGTATTAACATTGACCGCAACACCAATTCCGCGCACGCTACACATGTCCATGTTAGGTGTTCGAGATTTATCTGTTATTGAAACTCCACCTGAAAATCGTTTCCCTGTACAAACATATGTCATGGAATACAATGGTGGATTAATACGAGAAGCTATTGAGCGAGAGTTAGCGCGTAATGGTCAAGTTTATTTTCTGTATAATCGAGTGGAAGATATTGAACGGAAAGCGGATGAAATTGCAACGCTAATTCCAGAAGCACGTGTCAAATATGCTCATGGTAAAATGACAGAAAATGAATTAGAGTCCGTAATATTAGATTTCTTAGACGGAGAATTCGATGTTTTAGTTACAACAACGATTATTGAGACAGGTGTAGATATTCCGAATGTTAACACACTTATCGTTTATGATGCTGATAGAATGGGGTTATCTCAGTTATACCAATTAAGAGGAAGAGTAGGACGATCTAATCGAGTTGCCTATGCATACTTCACGTATCGAAAAGATAAAGTGTTAACAGAGGTTGCAGAGAAACGTCTGCAATCCATTAAGGAATTTACCGAACTAGGGTCAGGTTTTAAAATTGCCATGAGAGATCTATCCATTCGTGGTGCAGGAAACCTACTAGGAGCAGAACAACATGGGTTTATCGACTCAGTTGGCTTTGACCTTTATTCACAAATGTTGAAAGAGGCAATTGAAGAAAGAAAAGTAAAAACAAAAAAAGAGCCTGTAATCCAAGAGGAGTTTGAGGTTGATATCCAAGTTGATGCCTATATACCTGAATTTTATATACTAGATGGGCATCAAAAAATTGAAATGTACAAACGAGTCCGTTCGTTAGCAACGATAACAGAAGTTAATGAGTTGAAAGAGGAATTAATTGATCGTTTTGGAGAGTACCCAAAAGAAGTAGTGTATTTACTTCAAGTAGCCGAAATGAAAATTTATGCTAAAAGAGCAAAGCTTCAGTCCATAAAACAAAAGAAAAATGAAGTTGTCATGCTGATGTCTCCAGAGGCAACGAACGAAATTGATGGATCAAAGGTGTTTGCATTAACGAGCAAATATGGAAGATGGATTAGCTTAGGTTTGGAGAATAACTCGTTAAAAATTGTTTTTCAAACAAAGCAGGTTTCATTAGAAGAGTGGTTTAATGCGGCGTATGGGATTATTAAGCAGTTAAATACAGTAAAAAAAGAAGGAGAGGAGTAATGACAAAAGCTCCATACTAAAGAAGTGAAGAAAAGCTCTCGAACTCAAATTTTTTATTATTCCCCTTTAATAGAAAATGTATGATTTTTGAGAAATAACTACTGTATATGTATAGAAGTTTCTTCATGTAGGATACTAACCTCAATGTTGGGAATGAATGCTTTTGGATTGAATCATTTCCAAATAATCATCTGATGAAAGTGAGGCAACATAGATGAAGGCAACTGGTATTGTTCGTCGTATTGATGATTTAGGGCGAGTCGTTATTCCGAAGGAAATAAGAAGAACCCTTCGTATACGTGAAGGAGACCCGCTAGAGATTTTTGTTGACCGTGAAGGGGAGGTCATCTTAAAAAAGTATTCTCCTATTAGTGAATTGAGTGACTTTTCTAAAGAATATGCTGAAGCATTATTTGATAGCCTAGGTAGTCCTGTATTAATTTGTGATCGAGATGTTGTTATTACGGTAGCAGGTGGATCAAAAAAAGATTATTTAAATAAAAGTGTAAGTGAGCTAGTAGAGAAAGTAATGGATGAGCGGAAATCTGACTTGCAAACACAAGTTGAACGAGCGTCATTAGTGGGCGATTATGAAGAGGAGTTATCCTCCTATACAATTGCGCCAATTGTGGCAAATGGTGATCCTATCGGAACTGTCATTATCTACTCAAAGGACCAAACGTTAGGTGAAGTAGAACAGAAAGCAGTAGAAACAGCAGCTGGTTTTTTAGCGAGACAGATGGAACAATAATTAGAGGCGGCTTAGACCGCCTTATTTTTTTGCCTTAATATTGATAACTCTTCATCAAGTATAGACATGATTACAATAATATAGTCAAAGGTTATGAAAGATAGGCAGAATTATTTACGTATGGGAAATTATTATAATCCTGTTTTATTCTGTTTTCACATTGCTAAACAAAAGGTAAGGTTGTTTAAGTCAACTGTGGAGTAGGTTACCATGTTGGCTTTTCTCTTAAAAAGAAAGTGTAGTGGTGGTCAAATGGGTGAACGGATACGTTCTATGGTCATCTACCTTTACTCTCCTTTTGTGCTATAATGTTTGGTAATTATTGTTGGAGGGCAGAGTGTATGATTCAAGGTAAGGTGTCTTCTAGAACACTTATGAAAGGGGCGTTGGTATTAACGATTGCTGCGTTTGTATCCAAAATTTTAAGTGCGGTCTATCGTATACCTTTTCAAAATATAGTTGGTGATGTTGGTTTTTATATTTACCAACAAGTATATCCCTTTTATGGAATTTTCCTTGCTCTTTCTACATACGGTTTCCCAGTTGTTATCTCTAGATTACTTGCTGATAGATACGATGATAATGAAGAAGAAGCTTCTCTTGTTTTGCAGGCTGCTTTCATCCTATTAAGTGTAGTGGGGATTTGTTTGTTTGTTAGCATCTACTCTGGTGCGAAATGGATGGCGGTTTTAATGGGTGATTCCGAGTTAGAACCGCTTTTAAAGGTTATATCTTTTTCCTTTTTATTTCTGCCTTTTATCTCAATCCTTAGAGGCTATTTCCAAGGAAAAGGTGATATGTTACCTACAGCTGTATCACAAATTGTTGAACAAAGTGTTCGCGTTACAACTATATTAATTTGTTCTTTTATTTTAATAAATGAAGGATATTCTTTATATTTAGCAGGAAGTGGAGCTCTATTTGGGTCTCTAACAGGCGGGGGAGCGACTATACTTGTGTTAGTAAGCTTTCTCCTCGTAAGATCTCAGAATAAATTTTCATTAAAATTTAAAGGTAGATGGAAGAAGAGCTTGGAATTAATGAAAATATTAGGCCTTCATGGTTTTGCTATTTGTTTTAGTGGGATGCTTATTGTCCTATTACAATTTATTGATGCTTTTAGTGTTTACACTTATTTAGTTCAAAGTGGCATAGCTGAGAACGAAGCGAAGGCCCTGAAGGGTGTATATGATCGAGGGCAGCCATTAATCCAGTTAGGTACGGTAGTAGCAACTTCTCTTTCTTTAATAGCGGTTCCTCTTATTACGGCTGCTCACAAGAAGAAAGATGATAGGGCAGTTAAAGAAAATATTCTTCTCGCATTAAAGGTCAGCTTTATTGTGGGATTAGGCGCGTCGTTTGGTTTAGTTAATTTAGTTAAACCGGTAAATGTAATGCTATTTGAGAATAGTAAGGATTCAAGTGTGATCGCCGTTTTTTGTATAGCTATTCTTTTGTGCTCTCTTGTGCTGACTTTATCGAGTGTATTACATGGAATGGGTAAGCTGTATTTACCAGCCTTTATTATCTTAATGGGCATCATCATAAAGTTTCTACTGAATGCATGGTTGGTTCCGCTATTTGCAACAATGGGGGCATCACTGTCGACAGTAATTGTGCTAGGTTTGATGACAATTGGACTTATCATTGTGCTTCGATATGTGTTTCCAATTCCCTTTTTATCAAAAAAATTTTATTTAGCAGCTAGCTTAGCTTTGCTGGGAATGACGGTAATACTGCAAGCTTGGTTGCAAATAGAAGAAATTCTTCTCTTAATTGTTACTGAACGTGTTGCTTCGACCGTTCTCTCTTTGGGTGGTGTTGTGATTGGTGGCGTTGTATATATATTCATTGTGTTAAATGGGAATATGTTGAAGGATAAAGAAATTGAATTATTTCCTTTTGGTAGTAAATTAATGAGGCTAAAACGAAGATAACATGAGGTAGGAGACGAATATGAAAAATACAATTACTATTATCGGTTTAGGAGCAGGAGATATAGAGCAGCTTCCTTTAGGTGTATATCGTACATTGTTAAAAAGTGATAAACTTTATTTACGTACTAAAGAGCACCCTGTTGTAGCAGACCTTGAAAATGAAGGATTACAATATGATTCATTTGATTCCATCTATGAAAAGTATGATCAGTTTGAATTAGTCTATCAAGAAATTGTAGAGATTTTAATAAAAAATGCCGAGAAACAGTCTATCCTTTATGCAGTTCCAGGTCACCCACTTGTTGCTGAACAAACGGTACAGCTATTATTTGAAAAAGCCGATATGAATCAAATAGATGTAAAGGTTTTAGGTGGGCAAAGTTTTCTTGACGCTCTTTTTACAGCTGTGAAGGTGGACCCGATTGAAGGTTTTCAATTACTAGATGGAACAGCACTAAAAAAAGAAGAAATTCATATTAGTCAATCTATCTTTATTGGCCAAGTGTATGATGCTTTTATCGCGTCAGAAGTAAAGCTTACACTATTGGAAAAATATCCTTATGACCATAAGGTCTTTATTATAACTGCAGCAGGAAGTAAAGCGGAAAGTGTAGAAGAAGTACCATTGTATGAGTTGGATCACCATACAAAATTAAGTAATTTGACGAGTGTTTACGTACCTCCAGTACAAGAGTTCACCGAAACATATAAAGAATTTGCAACCTTAAAAGAAATTATTGCTAAGTTGAGGGGACCTGATGGCTGTCCTTGGGATCAGGAGCAAACTCATGCTACATTAAAGAAATACTTAATAGAGGAAGTATATGAACTTTTAAGCGCGATTGATGAAGATAATATTGAAGGAATGATTGAAGAGCTTGGCGACGTATTATTACAAGTCATGCTCCATGCGCAAATTGGGGAAGATGAGGCGATGTTTTCCATTTATGATGTATTCGAAAGTATCTCCTCAAAGATGGTTCGACGCCATCCTCACGTGTTTGGAACTGTATCAGTGGAGAATGCGGATGAAGTGATAGTAAATTGGGAGGCTATTAAACAACAAGAAAAAGCAGAAACACATCAAAGTTTATTGGATAAGGTAGAGAAAGGTTTACCAGCTTTACTTCGCGCTTATGACTATCAGAAAATAGCAGCAAAGCAAGGGTTTGATTGGGAAAACACTGAGGGTGCATGGTCAAAAGTTAAAGAAGAAATCAAAGAATTTCAAGAAGAAGCAGAAGGAAGAAATGAACAGAAAAAAATAGCAGAGTTCGGCGATGTCTTGTTTTCACTTATAAATGTAGCCCGATTGTATGGATTTCACCCAGAAGAAGCACTTGCAATGACAAATGAAAAATTCTATTTGCGTTTTTCATATGTTGAAAAAAAAGTGAGGGAAAGTGGTAGAGACTTTACTTCTTTTTCATTGGACGAGTTAGATAGGTTTTGGGAAGAATCGAAAAAATAGTAGAAATGGGGAAATACGAATGGCAACAATGAGATTAGATAAATTTTTAAAAGTATCCAGATTGATTAAAAGGAGAACACTTGCAAAAGAAGTAGCTGATCAAGGACGAATTTCAATAAATGGGATTCAAGCAAAGGCAAGCTCCAATGTCAAAGTAGGAGATGAACTTGTTATTCGGTTCGGGCAAAAGCTCGTCACACTACAAATCGAAAACCTTCGAGAGATAATCAGGAAAGAGGAAGCTGCCTCAATGTATAAGATTGTAAAAGAGGAACAAGTGGTAAGCGAATAGCTTGTTCTAAAAAGTCTTTTCTCACATACACTTTAGTACAAAGCCTGTACTATGTGAAGGTGAGGGGAAAAGAATGAACCATTATAATGAGAGTATTAGTAATAAACAAGTGGTCGAGCATGACGTCATCATGAGAGGGCGAAAAATATTAGAAATCACAGGTGTAAAGCAAGTCGAAAGTTTTGATAATGAAGAATTTTTATTAGAAACCGTGATGGGGTTCTTAGCTGTTAGAGGGCAGAACTTACAAATGAAGAATTTAGATGTTGATAAAGGAATCGTTTCA carries:
- the yabP gene encoding sporulation protein YabP, which encodes MNHYNESISNKQVVEHDVIMRGRKILEITGVKQVESFDNEEFLLETVMGFLAVRGQNLQMKNLDVDKGIVSIKGKVFDLIYVDEHHEEKAKGFFSKLFR
- the pth gene encoding aminoacyl-tRNA hydrolase — encoded protein: MKLIVGLGNPGSQFKDTRHNIGFEVIDELAKRHNVKLDQSKFKAQYSVIHVNGQKIMLLKPLTYMNLSGESIRPMMDYFDVNNENLTVIYDDLDLPVGKIRLRQKGSAGGHNGMKSTIAHLGTQQFNRIRIGINRPNNGMSVPNYVLGKFSKEESAELSHVIDACANACEDWFSKSFVEVMNSYN
- the mazG gene encoding nucleoside triphosphate pyrophosphohydrolase, which produces MKNTITIIGLGAGDIEQLPLGVYRTLLKSDKLYLRTKEHPVVADLENEGLQYDSFDSIYEKYDQFELVYQEIVEILIKNAEKQSILYAVPGHPLVAEQTVQLLFEKADMNQIDVKVLGGQSFLDALFTAVKVDPIEGFQLLDGTALKKEEIHISQSIFIGQVYDAFIASEVKLTLLEKYPYDHKVFIITAAGSKAESVEEVPLYELDHHTKLSNLTSVYVPPVQEFTETYKEFATLKEIIAKLRGPDGCPWDQEQTHATLKKYLIEEVYELLSAIDEDNIEGMIEELGDVLLQVMLHAQIGEDEAMFSIYDVFESISSKMVRRHPHVFGTVSVENADEVIVNWEAIKQQEKAETHQSLLDKVEKGLPALLRAYDYQKIAAKQGFDWENTEGAWSKVKEEIKEFQEEAEGRNEQKKIAEFGDVLFSLINVARLYGFHPEEALAMTNEKFYLRFSYVEKKVRESGRDFTSFSLDELDRFWEESKK
- the mfd gene encoding transcription-repair coupling factor, encoding MNSSLSLFAEQEEIQSVFEGIDEGLSQQLVSGLSGSSRGVLVASFYKKTERTCVIVTHNLLQAQKLYEDVVGVIGEEATYLYPADELIAAEMSVASPELRGQRIDTLNQLIQGRKGIYILPMAGLRKMLPPSSLWKQYQLSFQIGEDIALEEILTHLVQMGYHRADMITTPGEFSLRGGILDIYPLSLPEPVRIELFDTEIDSIRTFGVEDQRSIENLQNVIIGPASEILLQQQNIELTIKRLENGLGASLKRVKKKLTREYLSQKVGYELEKLRNGQIPDQMFKYMSLAYEIPASFLDYLPEDSILFLDEYSRIQEISETLDKEEADWYISLLEEGEIIHDLSISHSLPTLLSQTFIQKIYLSLFLRHIPNANPENIVNITCKPMQSFHGQMNVLKGEIERWNHNRTTVLILVPNQERVSKLQRTLEDYDIRTVVSHQDRLVVGEAQIRVGSLHSGFELPMMKLAIITEEELFNKKAKRAPRRQKLSNAERIKNYSELKVGDLIVHANHGIGKYLGIETLEINGVHKDYLHLKYQGSDKLYVPVEQIDLVQKYVASENKEPKLYKLGGSEWTRVKRKVQSSVQDIADDLIKLYAEREAAQGFAFSPDGEMQRDFEAQFSYQETEDQIRSIHEIKLDMEKLRPMDRLLCGDVGYGKTEVAIRAAFKAVSDGKQVAFLVPTTILAQQHYETIKERLQEFPMKVGVLSRFRTKKQQNETIKGIANGSVDIVIGTHRLLSKDIQYRDLGLLIIDEEQRFGVTHKEKIKQIKTNIDVLTLTATPIPRTLHMSMLGVRDLSVIETPPENRFPVQTYVMEYNGGLIREAIERELARNGQVYFLYNRVEDIERKADEIATLIPEARVKYAHGKMTENELESVILDFLDGEFDVLVTTTIIETGVDIPNVNTLIVYDADRMGLSQLYQLRGRVGRSNRVAYAYFTYRKDKVLTEVAEKRLQSIKEFTELGSGFKIAMRDLSIRGAGNLLGAEQHGFIDSVGFDLYSQMLKEAIEERKVKTKKEPVIQEEFEVDIQVDAYIPEFYILDGHQKIEMYKRVRSLATITEVNELKEELIDRFGEYPKEVVYLLQVAEMKIYAKRAKLQSIKQKKNEVVMLMSPEATNEIDGSKVFALTSKYGRWISLGLENNSLKIVFQTKQVSLEEWFNAAYGIIKQLNTVKKEGEE
- a CDS encoding RNA-binding S4 domain-containing protein, producing MRLDKFLKVSRLIKRRTLAKEVADQGRISINGIQAKASSNVKVGDELVIRFGQKLVTLQIENLREIIRKEEAASMYKIVKEEQVVSE
- the spoVT gene encoding stage V sporulation protein T, whose translation is MKATGIVRRIDDLGRVVIPKEIRRTLRIREGDPLEIFVDREGEVILKKYSPISELSDFSKEYAEALFDSLGSPVLICDRDVVITVAGGSKKDYLNKSVSELVEKVMDERKSDLQTQVERASLVGDYEEELSSYTIAPIVANGDPIGTVIIYSKDQTLGEVEQKAVETAAGFLARQMEQ
- a CDS encoding polysaccharide biosynthesis protein, producing the protein MIQGKVSSRTLMKGALVLTIAAFVSKILSAVYRIPFQNIVGDVGFYIYQQVYPFYGIFLALSTYGFPVVISRLLADRYDDNEEEASLVLQAAFILLSVVGICLFVSIYSGAKWMAVLMGDSELEPLLKVISFSFLFLPFISILRGYFQGKGDMLPTAVSQIVEQSVRVTTILICSFILINEGYSLYLAGSGALFGSLTGGGATILVLVSFLLVRSQNKFSLKFKGRWKKSLELMKILGLHGFAICFSGMLIVLLQFIDAFSVYTYLVQSGIAENEAKALKGVYDRGQPLIQLGTVVATSLSLIAVPLITAAHKKKDDRAVKENILLALKVSFIVGLGASFGLVNLVKPVNVMLFENSKDSSVIAVFCIAILLCSLVLTLSSVLHGMGKLYLPAFIILMGIIIKFLLNAWLVPLFATMGASLSTVIVLGLMTIGLIIVLRYVFPIPFLSKKFYLAASLALLGMTVILQAWLQIEEILLLIVTERVASTVLSLGGVVIGGVVYIFIVLNGNMLKDKEIELFPFGSKLMRLKRR
- a CDS encoding anti-sigma-F factor Fin family protein; translated protein: MAIHYHCRHCGVKLGSIANSVISAEQLGLHKLSDKERQEMVTYQQNGDVEIQSICEDCQESLQRNPEYHGLDYLLH